The following proteins are encoded in a genomic region of Triticum dicoccoides isolate Atlit2015 ecotype Zavitan chromosome 1B, WEW_v2.0, whole genome shotgun sequence:
- the LOC119325169 gene encoding uncharacterized protein LOC119325169 — protein sequence MDPILCCPLPSIPSTPAAAVRGGDGAAAASARQGGLNPAAAELRETPDGVPWKAWIKEEHSLSCSCGPAAISWPRHSGAVAGGRGVPCGCSGHGSRHTRRWSRMGLRWSVTTWWRKKVVFPEHRTLAAISIGGRTNKTDCIIRMGLLLHGDY from the exons ATGGACCCCATCCTTTGTTGCCCTCTCCCATCGATCCCATctacccccgccgccgccgtccgagggggagacggcgccgccgccgcctctgcaaGGCAGGGCGGTTTGAATCCCGCCGCCGCCGAACTCCGGGAAACGCCCGACGGTGTACCCTGGAAGGCCTGGATCAAGGAGGAGCACAG TCTGTCATGTTCTTGTGGGCCGGCAGCGATTTCGTGGCCGCGGCATAGCGGCGCGGTGGCGGGGGGTCGCGGCGTCCCATGTGGGTGCAGTGGTCACGGCAGCAGGCACACACGGCGGTGGTCGCGCATGGGGCTGCGCTGGTCTGTGACCACATGGTGGCGGAAGAAGGTCGTCTTCCCAGAGCACCGCACGCTGGCCGCCATCTCCATCGGCGGCCGCACCAACAAGACAG ACTGTATAATTCGGATGGGTCTTCTTCTACATGGTGATTATTGA